Below is a genomic region from Rhodohalobacter sp. 614A.
ACTCACTCATCATCATGGCAGTAGCGCCCCAGAGTGGAACATGATGAATATTCCAATAGGGAACATGGAAGGTGGTATAGGAAAGCTCCCAATCTTCCTCAACAAAATTCTCATCAGAAAGAAGTTCATTCAACGATACCGTAAAAGCTTCTTTTACCTCAGCAGGATTTGGAATCAGTTTTGGTTTCTCTTCCAGGAATCCTACAAAAGGGGTGATTTGATTATCCGTTCGATGCAGATAGAGCGGCGTTATACTGGATGCAAGTTTAACATTGCTTCGCTGAATTCCGATTTCTTCCTCCGTTTCTCTCAAGGCGGTTTCTTCGGGGGATTCAGTTCCTTCCCGGCGGCCTCCGGGAAAACTGATCTGCCCGGCATGACGAATGCTTTCTGTGCGGAGAGTTAAAATAACATGAAGGTCATTATTGGAATCAGGGAATAGAGGTATCAAAACACTGCTGGGATGCGCGGTATCCGATTCTGTACGTGGCAATACAAAATCAGGATCGAGTGGTACGGGCGACATCTTTTTTTGAGCCTCAAAACCGGGGAGTTCTTTTTTTGAGCGCTCTTTTAAAAACTTATGAAAGGAATGCAATCCCATTTAGTTTAGTACTGTGTTTTGTCTTCTTTCAGATCCCATTCTTTAAAAAGGTCAATAGCTTTTTTTCGTTCAGTCTGAATCATCGGGATTCTTCTTTCTTCAGGCGAAAGGTCCAGCTCTTTGTAAATAAAGTCATCATCGAAACCGGCTTTGGCTGCATCTTCTCTATTGGCAGCGTAATAAACACGTTTTGGACGGGCCCAGTAGATGGCACCAAGACACATGGGGCAGGGTTCGCAGGATGTGTAGATTTCAC
It encodes:
- a CDS encoding NUDIX hydrolase — protein: MGLHSFHKFLKERSKKELPGFEAQKKMSPVPLDPDFVLPRTESDTAHPSSVLIPLFPDSNNDLHVILTLRTESIRHAGQISFPGGRREGTESPEETALRETEEEIGIQRSNVKLASSITPLYLHRTDNQITPFVGFLEEKPKLIPNPAEVKEAFTVSLNELLSDENFVEEDWELSYTTFHVPYWNIHHVPLWGATAMMMSELLVLYNEFRKADNF
- a CDS encoding nucleoside deaminase, with amino-acid sequence MEKKFMNRALELARAGMKKNQGGPFGCVIVKNGSIIAEGNNRVTSDHDPTAHAEIIAIRNACRILNSFQLNDCEIYTSCEPCPMCLGAIYWARPKRVYYAANREDAAKAGFDDDFIYKELDLSPEERRIPMIQTERKKAIDLFKEWDLKEDKTQY